The nucleotide window gtattggcatagaaacagacaggttgatcaatggaacaaaattgaagatccagaaataaacccacactaatacaggcacttgattttcaaccaagaagccaaaaccatacaatggaaaaaagaaagcatcttcaacaaatggtactggtctaactgagtgtctgcatatagaaaaatgaaaatagacccgtatttatcaccctgcacaaaactcaattccaagtggatcaaagaccttgacaaaaacaaaacaaaacaaaacaaaaaaacaaacaaacaaacaaaaaaccatagactctaaatctgttagaagataaagtgCGAAAAAGTCTGGAACttactggcataggagacaacttcttgaacagaacaccaaccgcacagtctctgagatcaacaattaataaatgggatctcatgaaactgagaagcttctgtaagtcaaaggacactgtcaatacaaCAAAATGGCAACCGACagattggggaaagatcttcaccaaccctacatcaaaagactaatatctaaaatatacaaagaacttaagaaattaaacatcaataaatcaaataatccaattaaaatatgggctacagagctaaactgagaattcacaaccaAGGAATCTCAAATAactgagaagcacataaaaaatgctcaatgtccttagccatcagagaaatgcaaattgaaaccacttaatcataattccattttacATCAGTCAAAATGgctagattaaaaactcaagtgataccacatgatgaagaggatatggagaaagggaaacactcctccattgttggtgggagtgcaaacctgtccaacctctctggaaatcaatctgtcaatttcttagaaaattgggaatagttctatctcaagacgcagctataccactcctgggcatataccataaagatgctccaccataccaccaagacacttgttcaactgtgctcatatcagctttattcataatagccagaaactggatgtccctcaaccaaagaatggataaagagactgtggcacatttgcacaatggaatactactcatctattaaaaacaaagaaatcatggaattttcaggcaaatggatggaactagaaaagatcatcctaagtgaggtaacccagacgcagaaagatgcacatggtatgtactcagttaTAGTGGGTACTAGATCCGCAGTACAGAATAAACcagactacaatccacagacccaaagaagctaagtaacaagtgaGGAGAATAGTAAGTCAGTCTGACTCCATGGCAGGCTTCAAAATTGGCTTCAGATTGAACAGACCTGGGTTTCTATTTCTCAAAACATGAAACTACAGTCCATGTAAGCCAGATATTGTTTCCAGCTTTCCCTGAAAGCTAGAAACAATAACTTAATAAAGTTcccaagcacttgaccaatcaaattaaTGGTCAGTTAGAAACACGCTGCCTAGCTAGTCAAAATTACACTTCATTACCTGGGCACACTTTGTTACCTGGGCACTCCCTGCAGTCCCCCTAACTGCACACCAATCATGAGTTCCCCTGTATCCCTACCAACCAATCAACATAAAGATCACCTAACCACACTGGGAAATCCCCTAACTGTCTTTAAATTGAGCCTTTAAATTGCCCCAGCATGCTGGCAATTTCTGTAGAGTAAACACTCCTTGCTTTTGTATACTACCTGAGGCCTAGGTCTTCTCTCAGGGATTCCTGGACCTACTAAAAGAAGGGCCCAATGGgtggtgctggaatgtcactccgaaggggaaatagaatagacagcagaagtggattgAGAGAGGGAACtgtgcaggagatggaatggggatcagatgtgggaagagggGGTCTAAAGCAGGATCTCTGAGCTGTGCACACCAGGCAAGAGGCTGCTCTCAGAAGGCCGGCTGCAACTGGAGTGGAAAGTTCCTCCCCAGGCTATTTACAAGGTCCAGTCAAGATTGTGGAATCCATGAAGTCATGTAATCCAATTATCACTTTAAGAGGAACACCTGATCTTGAGGCAGGATCACACAGGCTTTAGTCTGGATCTTAACTACCCTGAGGAGGAAAAAATGGAGATGACCACACACTCTAAGTGCCTCATTTTAGGCAGACAGATGAGTagaggccacagcagaaggcCAGAACCTTGGCTTCCACTGCATAATGTATGTTTGCATGGAAGGTGAAAATCTGGGGACTGGCCCATAGACACCTAAGCACTCACAAGGGTCACCTTGCCATCTAATCCTCGTCATCTGATCCACTCAACTGATTCCTCTTACATTTAGATATTTCTCAGCATTAAAATGAGCCTCAACCTACAGTGTGTTGACTTAGTGCTCATCAGTAGGGAGAGGAACCTAGTATTCTACCAGCTGAACCACCAAGCACATGAGTGAAGCTGCTATACTGGCAGCGAATTCTCTAATTCCTATGATAACATTTTGCAGTGCCATTGCCAAAGATGTGTAGTGAGACTGTATCTGTGAGAGAGGGTTGAGGGGAAGAATACACATGGAGAAAGAGGTGTGTGGGAGTAGATGGGAAGCTGGATGGggcagggaagggacataggggggaaggagaggtggaggtagaggaggaggagaagcaggatagAGTTAGAGACACTTGCAAGGGAAAGGCAAGATGAGCGGCCCAAAGAGAATGTGTGGAGGAGTTAGGGGAGCGGGAAAtgtggagagcagggagggaaggatgaacaCAGGGAagtagagatagagagatagtgaTGAAGATTGAATCATAGACagagagggggtgaagagagagaggagaccgACAAAGACACTAAAACAAAGCGGACTGGACTGAATACAGGGTGTGGCTGAGACCAGAGCGGCCCTGctttgccacacccacgccagtgtcgccatagtagcataagctacagggcgggggatatgatttccccggaaataatgccccctggaaggtccctggcaaactcatcccacttggaaaagagacgtgttctgagatttctacgcttcttcagttgtggctctggggctggaataataaattctttgatctttccctgtgacacctgaaacagcacaactaactttataaaaaaaaattattattagtagattgttaaaggctttaataaaaataagtttaagaaaagtaatgaattaaatttagtattaataggcattaagaatagtaaaataataataggctccttcttaagaaataatagcatgagaggtgcagctggcgggagtttccccctcccttcagtgccttgttcctagagaagatcataaatcttaagcaggacatatgggaggagggttaacaaaggtgtagttagattttgttatagagagggactttggcaggcatctgacttagctcctgactttcctcttcattggttagcaataatgaaactatatttgaggtttcttttcctttgttgactctgatcaaaaagtttttaggccaagattatttgtgggtactgctttatgtttgattgcattttgagttaaaatgtaaactttgtattcttggtaaaagtctaaatgttctgggaagtatgccaattttaaggtgccttttgtgaaatcattataaaaatactagcttgatttcagtaaagtggcagcagagtcaaaaccatcaaggtgtctctgtctgtcaattcttcgccgaaaccgtgtcttcctgtctaaagccttgttctcccgcggacgacgggagcccgactgggccggtccgtggcagctgtttttgttcagtgctgggctcctggactgctgttttcttgctcttttcAGCTGAATCTTTTAGTCCAAGTCTGTTGGCAATGGGAGGGAACTGCCTATCCTGGCAGGCCTACAAAACAGTCATTGCATTGCTCTCCACTGATGCACTGGTAGAGTTGACTCTTGGTTTACTCGGGAGATTCTGGATAGGCCGTGTGTGATGCCAGAAAGCTTTCTCCTGTGGGTCCCAGAAGCTGAGTTTGGGATTCTGTCTTGTCCTAGCGGTGAGCAGGATTCTGACTGGGCTGCTTTTTCCCACTGGGACCCTGGGCTTTTGACTCTGTGTGAAATGCTTCACTGACTCCATTCTTTTGGGGACCGCAATGGTTTGTTGATGCATGGTACCCTGTAGCTTTTGATCCAGCAGGTCTTGTGAGGCTGTGTTTCCACCATTCTGCCTGAGCACTGGCTTGGGGACATCaaaaacagccatgttctgacctTCTTCCTGCCTGGAAGGCAAGATGCAGGAGGCATCAAAACTTTGGATGGCAGGGTTTCCAGGGCACACCTGCATCCCAGGAGACTTTCTGGAGGGTAGACTGccactgacctcctcctcttcccaggaATGAACCTGGGCATCTGTGAGGGTTATGGAAAAGACAGATATATGGAAAGATTAAGGGAACTGTGTCAGGGTGGAAATTCCTCCATTTGTATGGATGTGCCTTCTTTACAGGTACATATCGCTTGTCCTTAAGCATGATCTTGGATTTGGCTATGAAGATAAACACCTCTAATTCTTAATCTAGATTCACTCTTGGCCACACCtttgctggaagcctatataagaaTTTGGGAGAAGGAagtttttgctctttgcctgtttgcaGTAGAAACTGGAGCCTATTTCTTCGGGACACTAGCATCTAATGAAGACAAGCTGAGACACCGTGCTGCATAGACTGATGAAGCAGacatttttcagacattttgcCCCATGAAAGAAATCCAGCACCATATTTGGAAAAAGACCCTGAAGACACAGGAGCTGCTCAGTTGCTCTGCAAAGGTGAGTCTTGCAGTAAGTCCTGTAAGAGGacatttattcacctgtttcagttgttgtctgggaggcttcctctgtctgctaacctagcccTACtcttggaagcttccagcctccatacaatATAACCGAGGCCTAGAAtgattttagcctctgagactgacTGCTATTCAGCTCATCCTGTCTAGTTCTTTCTAAGCTCATAGCTGGCtgattcaattcagctgttctgaccCAAactctctcccagctgacttattcaatctggcttttctcttggcctctgaattgttctgcttggcctcaaactaaatccagcaatctgctctaatcccctggctccttctcattctctagttcatttggtcttcacccGAGTTCTCTCTCTGCGACCTGTCTCAGCATTACTGTCCCTCTAaaactgcctccttcctctctctgcattgccccttaagtttttctctcttcttgtgaaagTGGGTGTATCCTGTTTTGTAGAATCTTCTCAGAtttgtcactttctttttctgtgattcaattagacatcactttcaaacctgggtgtttccttttacaaattaactttaccttcatcgtttggggttaaaggtgtgtgccagcagctTTTCtgaacctgaaacttgctctataccaggctggccttgtctatgcctcctggattaaaagcatgtttgtACTCCAGCCgtatcacatagacctagaaggtctttggatctcttgccagaagagtcatgctctgaattaaaattcctctacaaaattTGTTACAGCTCGCATGTCCTATATCAAGGAGGCTGGCTCTGAAGCCTCTCTAAGCTGTTGTTCTGCCACAGATTGTGCCCTGTTATATCCAGTGAGCCCAGACCTGCATCGGGATGAAGCTCAGGTGCCAGGAGAGCTGGTTGCCAGGGGGAAGCACAGTCTAAGTTGGGAAAGGCTCCATGGAGTGGGAGCTGGACTAATTTCATTGGTTAAaactcttttgtttccttctgattCAAGAAATCAAAGCCAACAACTCCAGATTCAGCGATAAAGCAGGAGACACACATGAAGATTCAGGACCATAAAGCTGTTCCAGCCCAGAAAGTCCAGAGTAAGCCAAGAGGGCCCATGACACAGAAGGTTCCCCCATGGCAAGAAGAGAACATTATGGTAAGTAGAGCCCTTAATGTGTCATCAACCACTGGGGCTAGGTGAGACACGAACTGGGCTCCCTCAGAGAACCTATTTGTTGTGGGTtttccaccagagaagactgctgggaACATGGCTTTAAGTCAATAGAAAGTCCTGATTAGCCAGGTGGCAGAGTACTGACTGGATCCTCTGTATCCCAGGGGATCACTGAACCTTTCTTGGGGTGaggttttaagcacaaaaacaaaaaccaaccaaacaaacaaacatgttttgggttgacatacttctGTTACCCAGAACAGTAGGCCAGAAGCAGAAATGCACAGGTGAGAGACATGGGAGATTTTCCCAGGACTGTGGACTCAGACACATtgggtcttgttttcattttgttaggTGATAGTGTCTGTGGGTTGAGTTCTACAGTCTGAATGAAGCTTCCATTGTGGAATTAGTTGTGCCAGTGTCTGGGAATTTATTAAGTTCTGGGGCCCTGTGAAATGTTGCATCTGTCCATGGTCCTGACTGTAGCAGAGGTATCAGAAGGCCAGGCAAAGGAACTACTCCCCCTGCATGTGGACCTGAGTAGACACTGGGAAGTAAGCCCAGCCTCTCTTTAGCAGGATTGGTCCTTTGGCACATACAAGGCTCACTGACATCACTCATGCATCTTTCAAGTGTGCTTACCTCTTCCGGGTTCAAAGAAACAACCATTTTCTGGAGAGAAAACATTGCAGGCATTTTAACCCTTTATCCCTAAGAGGTACCTGGATCCCTTTTTGACTCACTAATATCTCATTTGCTACTCACAGGTAAAATGCAGAGAGTGTGGGGCCTTTGGCCACACAGCAAGGAGCAGAAGGTGCCCAATCAAGTATGGCCAAAAGCTCCTAGATCCACAGCCTCTGGGagccaggaaggagaaagagaatcagGATCCTCGCAGGACACAGGGTCTCCAGAAACCAGGGCCCATAAGCCAGgccaagacagaaaagaaacctaGTCAAGTCACTGGACAGAGGTGAGTGATGGGGAAGGGCTGGCCAGAGGGAAGGCTCTGGGTGCAGCAAAGCTCATGGGGTACCAtcactcatctctctgtccccaaaCACTGAAAGGGCCAGACAGCTAGTAAGTAGTATACTAGCTACAGAGAGTGAGTGGAGAGTGGGTGAGTGAGAGTGGGTGAATGGGTGGGTAGAGCTGATGTGTTTCCACACCATTGTCTGTCCCACAGAGGTGATGAGCAGCAGAGGAAGGCTCCCTTCCAGAAACTCCCCATGGATCCACAGAGGAGGGGCCAGCACATCAACCTGGTTGTGAGTAGCAGCAGTTGCTCTGTTCCTGAAAGTccctttctctgtgctctgccccacCTGCCCATTCCCTGCTGCACCACCTGCTTGCTCCATTCACGACCCCATGCATGTCACATCGAATCAGTCCTCTCTGATGCAGCAAGGACTCATTTGGTCATTTTCATAGTTCAGACTGACTTGGGTTTTGGGGAGCAAGTGAGCCTCTGCTGTGTGCTTCTCCTTTGGTAGACCAGTTCTCCTGGAGGATGGGCAGGCTCCTCCTCACCTGTCCTTGAGCATGACCTTGTCTCCTGGTCTCCATGTGGTCCTTCCTTCTGAGGTCATATTACAAACATGGCCTGCTCTTCTAGCCTTCTAATGATCTTCTCTCagattttaatgtttccattttgaaCTGATTCTGTGTGCTGCTTCCAAAATCTAGACTTTTATTGGAGAACTTTTAGGGCAATGAATatatcctttaaaatttttattttatttttattccatcccAATATGTTGGCTGCAGAGTTGACTCTCATTTTGAGAGTCATATTCAAGTCATGTCATCTTAACATACCTTTTCCCCTGTTTTACATCCTAGGTGACATGATTAGGGGTTTTCAATACACTGGAAATTGCGTGGTaatttgaattgtttttctcttgaccacAAAAGGCTCATGGCCCTCTGCTTAGCTGtctatttatatcatatataaataagtaaagatttctgtaaaaatcatatattctttacataaaacacatgtacacatgcagataCATTTGAGTGATGAGAGTTCAGCTCAAGGAAACTTCACAGTGAGGCTGAAACTCTTCACATtgcatgtcccaatccctctgcaTCTCCCCCACCACAGGTTCTCATTCTGCAGCTTTTGGATAACTAATGTAGACCATTTCAGACTGAGTACCTTCACCTTAAAGTGAACTTATACAAGAGTTTTTCTGTCATGATAATCTTATGAGGTCCTTGTGTTATTTGGAAGACTTACATAGTCAATTTATCCTGCAATTGTTATTTTCACAGCATCCCAAGATGCCAGTGTTCAGTCCTGGAAACACAAAGAAGTCTGTGACCAACCAAATTCAGATTACTGTGTCACGTGCCAGAAAGTCTCCTGGGAAGCGGATGTGCCCTGGAAACCCTGGAGCCATCCAAAGCTCTGATGCCTCCTGCATCTTACCTTCCAGGCAGGAAGAAGGTCAGAACATGGCTgtccctggggtctcacagccagTGTTCAGGCAGGGTGGTGGAAACACAGCCTCACAAGACCTGCTGCATCAAAAGCTCCGGGGTGTCTCACATCAACAACCCATTGTGGTCCCTAAAAGGAATGGAGTCAGTGAAGCATTTCACACAGAGTCAGAAGCCCAGGGTCCCGGTGTGAAAACACAGCGCAGCCAGCATGCTGCCCTCCATCAGGGAAGACAGAACCCTGAACTTAGCTTCTGGACCCCAGGTGAGAAAGCTTCTTGGCAGCCCACACTGCCTAGCCAGAAATCCTCAAAGAGACTAAGAGTCAACTCTACCAGTGCACCAGAGGAGAGCAATGCAAGCACTGTTTTGAAGGCCTGCCGGGATAGGCAGTCTCTTCCCATTGCCAACAGACTTGGACTGAAAGATGCAGTGCCAGTGAGCAAGAAAATAGCAGCCCAGCTGCCCAGCACTGACCAAGAACAGCTACCAAGCAGGCCTGCTCTGGTCTCAGCCACACCCTATGCTGAGTCCTCTCAACCATCTACCAGCCATGCTGTACGCCAGTCCCTGAGAATGGTCTTTACTAGACTTAATGGTGACTGCTGGAGCTCCAGGTTCCTGACAGTGTCCCCAGCACTTGCCCATGAGAAGCAAACAGCTCCTTGGGAGGGCCCTGCCTTCCTGGAGAAAGGTGAAGCAGCACGCTCCCAGGTCCCAGTGAGTGTCCTCTATGAGGACCTTCAGGTCTCCTCCTCTTCAGAAGACAGTGATGGGCAGTGAGTGATGGGACAGCAGATGCCACCCTCCTGCTCAGACTTGACAGACACTTTCAGACTGGTCCTCTCTGGGTTAGCCAGCTAGATGACATGACTGGGACCTGTCAGATCCACTTCCAAATGACCCTTCTGGTGTGCGTGGACTCACATCTCTGCACAGAGCCTCACCTCAGCATGGACTCTGGACTCTGACCTGAGAAGACCTCTGAAGAAAAgtcacctgtcctctccattgtGATTATCAATGACCTGTATACAGTATGTCTTTTCAGCTACCTCAACGTCCTAACTCTGCATGAGTTGTCATATTGTATGATGTTTTCCACTTCCAGTAATAAAATTGGCCTAGAAATTATGTCTGCAGTGGTGTTCTTGGGCCGAAGGCATGGGGTTTTCACAGGACCTATGGCCCAATAACGAGCCACAAACCCAAGAGGCTCTCAACCTACCCCATCAGGTTTGCCGTTCTGACACTGTGCATAGGTACCCCCACCTTGTGATCTTAAGACCATTGAGAGACAGGGCAGTTTGTAGGCCTGTCCTTCCAGGCTGCTGGTCACAGATGTCATGGTCACAAAGGTCAATTGCATCAATTTTAGGACTCAGTGGGCTTCTTACTGAGTTCCTATTCTGAGTTTTATCCACTATGAGGCCACTCACTGTCCCCATACCTCTGCTTTTGCTTGCTTTCCATTTATGAGGCCAGGACTTTGCATTCCTCACAAAGTCTAAATCCTGGCTGTTCATTACaccctttcatctcagcaccctTTGTAGTTTGGGCTTGAAGGATGCATCAAACTGTTGTGTTCACTGCCCCTCACCCCCATATTgcctctctgtttgtttttgtgtggctgtgtgtatatatgtttctcATATTCATGTGAAAATCAAGGCACCTGGAGTTTCAGAGCAGAGTGCTGAAGCTCCTGGAAGATATTGGTTTcatcatgcattttttttgtaacttaTGTGCTTGAGGCAGTGTTTGACACTGAGTGGAAGCCCCACAGCTTGGCCTGTCTGACTGGCTGGCACACTTCAgtgattttcctttctcttccctgttaGCCTGCTGAGATCTTTCAGAGCTGTGTCTATAGCTCTCTGTGAGTGGTGGGCCCcaaacagatgtcagccaaggtttctctttgtgcaTCTCCTCAGGTACCACACCCTGTGTTGTCCTTGGGCTGCTACATGCCATGTGCTTCTCATGAGGTCATTCAATGTATTGTATCCAagctatattttattaacaataccAGTCATaagacatttctcttttctcatataGAATTCAGCAGACAATGAAGAAGAGGGTAAAGTTTAAAGCAAGGGAGCTGGTATGAGAGCTCAGGCGTCTATGGGCTAGATTGGGAGATTCTCAACTTAAATCCATATGAACAATGTTTGGTGGAAGCCTAGGCTCTGTCATCCTTAGGATATGTAGAAGTAGGCAGAACCTGTCCATCAAGATCACCTCCAGCtatctatatttataaatttggGAAGCCCCTGGGTGAGAACAATAGGCTTGCAGAGGAGACTGATGTCTCAAGGACACAAAAATCAGAACAAgtgaactcaggaaaaaaaaaatcacaagtcagTGAGTGATAAGAACGGagcatgaagcaaaaaaaaaaaacacaagcacacTTAACATTTGAATGGGTGTGAACCCTGTATCTGCCAAAGAACCAATCCTGCTGAAGAGCCTGGGCCTACTTCCCAGTGTCTTCTTAGGTCCACATGCAGGGAGAGCAGCTCCTCTGCCTGGCCTTCTGATACTTCTGCTATGGTCAGGACCATGAATGAACGCAACAAATTTAACAGAGCCCAAAACTTAGCAAACCCCTAGATATTGGCACAACTGACTCCCTGATGAAAGCACTATTTATGCTGTGAAACTCATTCCATAGTCACTACTTCAGTCGGCCATAATGAAAACAAGACCCAGTCCATTCAGGTCCATAGTTCTGGAAAAATATCTCAATGTATAACCCTTGCCTTTTGGCCTTGGCATTTCTGCCTTTGGCCTCATGTTCTGGGTAACTGAAGTATGTCGATCCAGAATATGATTTTGTGCTTGAAAGTTAACTCTGAGAAAAGCT belongs to Meriones unguiculatus strain TT.TT164.6M chromosome 4, Bangor_MerUng_6.1, whole genome shotgun sequence and includes:
- the LOC132653571 gene encoding putative protein FAM90A13P yields the protein MKEIQHHIWKKTLKTQELLSCSAKKSKPTTPDSAIKQETHMKIQDHKAVPAQKVQSKPRGPMTQKVPPWQEENIMVKCRECGAFGHTARSRRCPIKYGQKLLDPQPLGARKEKENQDPRRTQGLQKPGPISQAKTEKKPSQVTGQRGDEQQRKAPFQKLPMDPQRRGQHINLVHPKMPVFSPGNTKKSVTNQIQITVSRARKSPGKRMCPGNPGAIQSSDASCILPSRQEEGQNMAVPGVSQPVFRQGGGNTASQDLLHQKLRGVSHQQPIVVPKRNGVSEAFHTESEAQGPGVKTQRSQHAALHQGRQNPELSFWTPGEKASWQPTLPSQKSSKRLRVNSTSAPEESNASTVLKACRDRQSLPIANRLGLKDAVPVSKKIAAQLPSTDQEQLPSRPALVSATPYAESSQPSTSHAVRQSLRMVFTRLNGDCWSSRFLTVSPALAHEKQTAPWEGPAFLEKGEAARSQVPVSVLYEDLQVSSSSEDSDGQ